The Ictidomys tridecemlineatus isolate mIctTri1 chromosome 1, mIctTri1.hap1, whole genome shotgun sequence DNA window tacctttattttatttatttttatatgatgctgagatgctgagcccCTTAGAATTTATAGAAAAAGAGTGAAGGGGACTTCATAGGCAGGGTACAGCAGAGACAATGACATGGGGTGAGGGGGGGCAAGTGGAGGGGTTAAGTCCAGAGCTGTTTTGGGCCAGACCTTATGAGGACAGGCTTAAGATTCATCCTTTCAGTGCTCCTGGAAGGTGGGTACCAGTGCAGGGCTATGCAGCTAGTGGATGTGGCTGATTCATGGCAGGAACCcagtttcctctttcctttcatcCTAATATGTGCCTGTGCCTCAAAATGGTGCTAGTGTGTGTAGATACTTGCTGGGaacaaagagaggaaggaaaaaccTCCTGCCACCTACCTTCAGCTCCTGCATTGACAGCTCATGGCCCAGCTCCCTAGCACTGTGAATGAGCAGGTTGAGGGCATCTCTTGGCTCTGCTTCTGTATCTTCATGAAGCTTCTCAGCAATGGCCTCCTCCAGGTACTTGTGCAACTGGTCTCTGGCCTGGATACCCTGATGCACAGGGAGAGAAGGCAGATGTGGCAGGAAGACTCAGGGACTATATTTAGCTACCTGCCTCTAAAACTTCTTTGGTTTCACATATTTTGCCTAGATCCTGGTGTTAGATCTCTCAGCTTAGTTCCCTCcatgcttggcacatagtataATTCAATAAATGACCATAAATCTGTCCATTGTCTGCAATCATTATATCTTGTTTATCATAAGTCCCCCTGAGCAAGACTGTCATCCTGAAGGCCAATGAGGCTCAGAGGGGTCAAGTGATGATTCAGAGTAACACAACACAGGGTACAATCATTCAAGTGCCCTTTCCTTCACTAGGCTCAGGCTAGGGCGGTGGGCATCACTGCTGAGAAGAAGGGACACCCAGGAAAGCTTTTAGGGGACACTATCATATGTTCTAAGTATTAGCCTCTGTAAGGGGCTggggaagagggctgggatgCCCCTTCAGAGTTTCAGGGAGCAAGCACAACTAAAACATAGCTCCCTGGGGCTGGCGCTGTAGCTCAGCAATACTGAGCTttcctagcatctgtgaggccctgaattcaatccccaggaaatatctaaataaaataaaaatcccccTGGGGAAGCCTTGAAATTGAGCACTTCTTAACCAGAAGCATAGATTCAAATCCTGCCTGTGCCGGTATTAGCCCTGTGATCTTGGTTAAGGCATTTAACCCCAATGAGCCCGTTTcatcaataaaataagaataatattgcTTAGCAGTCTGCAAGGATTAAGTGAGAGAATGTATCCAAAGCGAACAGCGCACATGACCCTTTATAcaaatctgttatttttattctggtGACTGAAAATCAGAGAATCTGCAGACTGAAAAGCTCCATGCAGAGGAAAGGGAAGGCTAATAGGGCTTTCTCGGTGCTCTCGGAGCCCCGCCTGTCACTCTGATCTGGAAATTAGCGGCCCAAGGCAGCAGTATTGGGGGCTAGCTCCCATCCGCTTTTGCCCAGGGCAGGtgctggggtgggctggggggtGCCTGCTGCCCTCCGGTTCCCACCAGTTCCGCAGCCATCCAGGCTTCCGAAGAGGCACTGGAGGCCCAGGCAGAAGCCGCCGCTCTGCGGAGGGCACGGACTGATTGGCTGGACACCCGCCACTGAGACCCAAACTGAGGAAGCCAGCGGTTGCATTGGCTGGAGCCCAACGCTTCAGGCAAGACTCTGAAAGGGTGTGTGGTCCGCCCCGGATCCCACATCCAGTCAGAACAGAAGTAGCCCAGGAGACCACCACCACAGCAAGCCGCGTCCCCATGCTGGGCggcacctcagcctcccagcagaTGTATTGTCGTGGTGCGCTAAGTCTCAGGGATACCCACCTGTGCCGTGGAACCCAAAAGGAAGAAGGTCTGGGGCCAGGGCTCCAGTACCTTGCGCAGACCGCTGAAAGGCACGTCCAGGGgcagtgagaagaggttttcCACCAGCTGCTCAAAGGTCCGGGCCAGCTCGGCACACCGCACCTCGTCCAGCCTCAGACCCAGCAGGATGCGCGCAGCCAAGCGGAAGGTGAGCGCCTTGGCAGCCTGGTAGACAGCTACGGGTCCGCGGGCAGAACACCAGGAGCGCACCTCACGCCGCAGCGCCTCCTGCAGGCGCGGCACGTAGTGCTCCAGTGCGGTGCGGCTGAACACACGTGCCAGCACCTGTGGCGAGCGCGCCGGATCAGCGCTGGCGGGAGAGGGGACCTACTCTGCTGCGCAATTCTCTAGTAGCCAGAAGACCAAGTCTGAtcccttcctcctcttcaaaGCACCCCAAACCTAAACTTGCTGGGTTTGCTCTCATCatttgccgcagtccggctggaCAATCATTCCCTCTAGATATGCGGTTACATACAGTCCCTCCCATATATCCACGCTTTTCTAGAAGCCATCCTTAAAGTCCTCTAGGTTTGATCTCCAGCGTTTCTGTATAATAGTCACTTTATAATTCAAAACTGGAGAATGTAAGAGCCACCTGCTCTTAACCAGGGATCTCGGTGAGGTTCTCGGTGTACCCTTATACCTGGCTCCTACCTGGCCCTCAGCAGGTGCCTGAGGATCGCAGTTCTGATGTTGCCCCTAGTTTCCACTCACCTTGCGCCGCCGCCGGTGAGGCTCACTAACCGCACTGAGAAGTGTGTGGGAGCCTAGAAGGATGTGCGCGCTCTTCGGCCACTGGCTGCGCACCAGGCGGTGCTCACCCAGCAGGACGGTGCGCACGTTCTCCGCACCGCTCACACGGATCACTGGCCTGCCCAGCAGGTGGGTCTTGAACACTGTGCCGTAGCGCTCCCGGCGGGAACTGTGGAAACTCGAGCCCTGTGAGCGAGGGGAGCTTGGAGGGCTAGGGCCTCTGGGCCAGGTTGAGGCCTCTGGCCTAGGCCTCCCAACTGATAACACCTTGCCCCATCCCGGCCCGTTGTATTTAACAAAACGGGGCTCCAAACAGACCCCGCAAATACCCGATGGTAATACAGATGCTCTTGTTTCCACTGGTAAGGTAAAGAAATAGAGGCTCAGAATGGGGACGTGAGCGCCCAAGGTCTCATGACTGAGATACGCCCCCTGACTCTAATTCTATACTTGAATCTATACTCGCTCCTCAAGCCCCTCCTAAGCCCAGTATTGTTTAAGCTGCTTTGGGGAGAACTCTGGTAAGTAAGTTACGGTCTTTCTAGGAAGCAGAGAAGCTAGCATAAACGAGGGCTGTAAGCTCTCCCCGGGGTCCTGGGCGAAGGGAAGGTACTAAGAACCCTGGGAGCATTGACAATGAGGAGGGTCCAGTGGGAACTGTAGAAAGGGAGCCATATGAGGTTGCAGGGAACGATAAATTGCTCACCTGAACCAACCAATGCAGCGTTTCGCCGAAGAAGGGCCAGCCCATGGAACCCTTGGGCAGAGGCAGGGCAGAGGTCCGGTCCCGGCTCAACTTCCAGCGGAGGGTCCAGAGGTACTGGGCCACGCATAGCAGAAGGCCGGCGCACAGGAGAGCAGTCCCGGCCGCCCCAAGCACCGACAGGCAGCTCAGCCCCCAGGGTAACATGACGAGGCTGCGGGGACTAGGCCGCTGCGTGAACAGGAGCACAAGAATTGGGACGCGAGCGGAGTGTGCAGAGCTCACCTGTTCTGTCCTGAAAGGGCCAGAGGCTTGGGGGCCAAGATCGAGATTAGTAAACCTCAGACGAGAGTCCCGCTCTAAAAACAAATTGGCAGTGAAAAGCCGCAGTGACCGTGCGCCCGAGAGGAACAAGTACTCCTCCTTTGGCTGGCGCACTTAAGATATTTTCCCAGCTTCCAGTTCAAAACACCAGTCCCTTTTGGGGGTGCAGGCTGCCTTGGGAATGCTCACTCCAGGCCCCCGCAGGACACTCCCACC harbors:
- the Cyp26c1 gene encoding cytochrome P450 26C1, coding for MLPWGLSCLSVLGAAGTALLCAGLLLCVAQYLWTLRWKLSRDRTSALPLPKGSMGWPFFGETLHWLVQGSSFHSSRRERYGTVFKTHLLGRPVIRVSGAENVRTVLLGEHRLVRSQWPKSAHILLGSHTLLSAVSEPHRRRRKVLARVFSRTALEHYVPRLQEALRREVRSWCSARGPVAVYQAAKALTFRLAARILLGLRLDEVRCAELARTFEQLVENLFSLPLDVPFSGLRKGIQARDQLHKYLEEAIAEKLHEDTEAEPRDALNLLIHSARELGHELSMQELKESVVELLFAAFFTTASASTSLVLLLLQNPAAIAKIQQELAVQGLERACSCTPGASGPGPDCGCEPDLSLAVLGRLRYVDCVVKEVLRLLPPVSGGYRTALRTFELDGYQIPKGWSVMYSIRDTHETAAVYRSPPEGFDPERFSAAREDAPGTSSRFHYIPFGGGARSCLGQELAQAVLQLLAVELVRTARWELATSAFPAMQTVPIVHPVDGLRLFFHPLAPPAPGNELHL